One window of the Thermodesulfobacteriota bacterium genome contains the following:
- a CDS encoding NADH-quinone oxidoreductase subunit NuoF: MRTIRSVKELERWQRDILERERRFDVTVSICGGTGCQAYDCQKVKNTFQKELRKRELERKVHLRVTGCPGFCERGPLVTIHPMNVFYQKVRPEDVKEIVEESVQKGNRIDRLLFEDERSREKIAPFERIPFYRSQMRLLLSRNDLVDPTRIEDYIAIGGYRALAKALFDMGPEKVIGEIKESGLRGRGGAGFPTWRKWEECRQTPSATKYVICNCDEGDPGAFMDRALMEGNPHSVIEGMMIGAYAVGAQEGFIYVRHEYPLAYQNAVMAIQQARRAGLLGKDILGSSFSFDVEVVKGGGAFVCGESTALIASIEGRVGEPRSKQIRTVKQGLWGKPTTLNNVETWANVPLIIEKGGQWFSKIGTEKSKGTKIFSLVGQVKNTGLVEVPMGITLKEIIFDIGGGPRDGRQIKAVQTGGPSGGCIPASLFDLPVDFDSLTDAGSMMGSGGMIVMDEGTCMVDVAKYFVHFLEEESCGKCLPCREGLRRMGQILDDLTEGKGDGESLALLEELALVVGDTSLCGLGKTAPNPVLSALRYFRPEFEAHVHQKRCPAGVCASLIRYSISEGCTGCGACAKICPTGAIEGEKKRIHRILPELCSKCGSCQVVCKEKAIMVQ; this comes from the coding sequence ATGAGAACGATTCGGTCCGTGAAGGAGTTAGAGCGGTGGCAGAGGGATATCCTTGAAAGGGAGAGGAGGTTTGATGTCACGGTCTCTATCTGCGGGGGAACCGGATGTCAGGCCTACGACTGCCAGAAGGTGAAGAATACCTTCCAAAAAGAGTTGAGGAAGCGCGAACTGGAAAGAAAAGTCCATCTCAGGGTGACCGGGTGCCCGGGCTTTTGCGAGAGAGGGCCTCTCGTCACCATCCACCCCATGAACGTCTTCTATCAGAAGGTGAGGCCCGAGGATGTAAAGGAGATTGTTGAGGAGAGCGTCCAGAAGGGGAACCGGATCGACCGCCTCCTTTTCGAGGATGAGCGAAGCCGGGAGAAGATCGCCCCTTTCGAAAGGATCCCTTTTTATCGATCTCAGATGAGGCTCCTCCTCAGCCGAAACGATCTCGTCGACCCGACCCGGATCGAGGATTATATCGCCATCGGAGGCTATCGAGCGCTTGCCAAAGCCCTTTTCGACATGGGGCCAGAGAAAGTCATCGGCGAGATCAAGGAGTCGGGTTTGAGGGGAAGAGGAGGAGCAGGATTTCCCACCTGGAGAAAGTGGGAGGAGTGTAGGCAAACGCCCAGTGCGACCAAGTATGTCATCTGCAACTGCGACGAGGGAGACCCAGGAGCCTTTATGGATCGGGCGCTCATGGAAGGGAATCCCCATTCGGTCATCGAAGGAATGATGATCGGGGCCTATGCCGTGGGAGCCCAGGAGGGATTCATCTATGTGAGACATGAATATCCCCTGGCTTACCAAAATGCCGTGATGGCCATCCAGCAGGCCCGAAGGGCGGGATTGTTGGGGAAGGATATCCTCGGTTCTTCCTTCAGCTTCGACGTGGAGGTGGTCAAAGGGGGAGGGGCCTTTGTTTGCGGGGAGTCCACTGCCCTGATCGCTTCGATCGAGGGCAGGGTCGGAGAACCTCGAAGCAAGCAGATTCGCACGGTCAAACAGGGATTGTGGGGCAAGCCCACCACCCTGAACAATGTGGAGACCTGGGCCAATGTTCCCTTAATCATTGAAAAGGGAGGTCAATGGTTCTCGAAGATCGGGACGGAGAAGAGCAAGGGGACGAAGATCTTTTCTCTCGTGGGCCAGGTAAAGAATACCGGTCTGGTCGAGGTGCCCATGGGTATCACCCTCAAAGAGATCATCTTCGATATCGGAGGGGGGCCGAGGGATGGCCGACAGATCAAGGCGGTCCAGACCGGAGGACCCTCTGGGGGCTGCATCCCAGCTTCACTCTTCGACCTTCCTGTCGATTTCGACAGTTTAACAGATGCCGGCTCGATGATGGGCTCCGGCGGGATGATCGTGATGGACGAGGGGACCTGCATGGTCGATGTGGCGAAGTACTTCGTCCACTTCCTCGAAGAGGAGTCCTGCGGCAAATGCCTTCCCTGTCGGGAGGGGTTGAGGAGGATGGGGCAGATCCTCGATGACCTCACCGAGGGGAAAGGGGACGGAGAGAGCCTCGCGCTTCTGGAAGAGCTCGCCCTTGTGGTTGGAGATACCTCTCTCTGCGGACTTGGAAAGACGGCGCCCAATCCGGTTCTTTCCGCCTTGAGGTATTTCAGACCCGAGTTCGAAGCCCATGTTCACCAGAAGAGATGCCCCGCAGGCGTCTGTGCTTCGCTCATTCGATACTCGATCTCGGAGGGATGTACCGGATGCGGGGCCTGTGCCAAGATCTGTCCGACAGGGGCCATTGAGGGAGAAAAGAAGAGGATTCACCGGATCCTCCCTGAGCTCTGTTCGAAATGCGGTTCCTGTCAGGTTGTCTGTAAAGAGAAGGCCATCATGGTTCAATAG
- the nuoE gene encoding NADH-quinone oxidoreductase subunit NuoE has product MDLETVDLIVDKFGGKRTALISILHEVQDRYRYLPEEALKVVASRLRMDINEIYGVATFYKAFSLVPVGRHSITLCMGTACHVRGGPKILRELKSLLHIEPGQTTPDQRFTLNVVNCLGVCAIGPVMMVDGKFYGEMNPMKARRLVEKMSKGRVRNKGKEVMS; this is encoded by the coding sequence ATGGATTTAGAGACGGTCGATCTCATCGTTGACAAGTTTGGGGGGAAAAGGACGGCATTGATCAGCATCCTTCATGAGGTTCAGGACCGGTATCGGTACCTGCCGGAGGAGGCGCTGAAAGTGGTCGCCTCGAGGCTCAGGATGGACATCAACGAGATCTATGGCGTGGCCACGTTCTACAAGGCCTTCAGCCTCGTTCCCGTTGGCAGACATTCCATCACCCTCTGCATGGGGACGGCCTGCCATGTCAGGGGAGGGCCAAAGATTTTGAGAGAGCTTAAAAGCCTGCTCCATATCGAGCCAGGCCAGACCACCCCTGACCAACGATTCACATTGAATGTGGTGAACTGTCTGGGCGTATGTGCCATCGGGCCCGTGATGATGGTGGACGGGAAGTTCTACGGAGAGATGAACCCGATGAAGGCGAGAAGATTGGTTGAGAAGATGAGCAAAGGGAGGGTTCGGAATAAGGGGAAAGAGGTGATGTCATGA
- a CDS encoding helix-turn-helix domain-containing protein has protein sequence MSLKISTGISYIDHLLGFLKTGDNVVWEVEAGTYIEAFLKKFVEHNLRSGYKLVYVSFNHSPTTLTKRLGRLFHMENLTILDCFTSGKGNNDPLFTQFYEREKEKYRGNVIRVERPRDLSHFREAMDRIEVEKGEGTRYVFDSLTGMQDVWGEENLTYKFFTYSCPRLYDLQTVAYWILEKEAHTPSFKANLRHITQVAIELEKKNGELFFKANKIEGRFSRTAFQPKQYEVWGEEILFPAIGGRRPGNLGEKIRSMRKKLGMTQKELAGQVGLTPSFISQLEKNLISPSLDSLFKLSEKLNVQPIYFLTDGEGDFIQKKLIKPEERLEVRFPGLKGRDIQFHLLVSDTLNRRMEPYLITLAEGAEVKDHFLNHKGDEFVFVIRGEMEVAFNGEKYILKQGDSLYIGSISPTRWENVGKGDAAFLWVISPPREGF, from the coding sequence ATGAGTTTAAAAATTTCAACGGGCATAAGCTACATCGACCACCTTTTGGGGTTTTTGAAAACGGGGGACAATGTCGTCTGGGAGGTCGAGGCGGGTACCTATATCGAGGCCTTCCTCAAAAAGTTTGTGGAACATAATCTCAGAAGCGGCTATAAACTGGTCTATGTCAGCTTCAACCACTCTCCCACCACTCTCACAAAACGGTTAGGGCGTCTCTTCCACATGGAAAACCTGACCATCCTCGATTGCTTCACCTCTGGAAAAGGGAATAATGACCCCCTCTTCACCCAATTCTATGAGAGGGAGAAGGAGAAGTATAGGGGAAATGTAATCAGGGTAGAGAGGCCGAGGGATCTCTCCCATTTCCGGGAGGCGATGGATCGGATCGAGGTCGAGAAGGGAGAGGGGACCCGATATGTCTTTGACAGTTTAACGGGCATGCAGGACGTCTGGGGGGAGGAAAACCTAACCTATAAATTCTTCACCTACTCCTGCCCCAGACTATACGATTTACAGACGGTCGCCTATTGGATCCTTGAGAAAGAGGCCCATACCCCCTCTTTCAAGGCCAATTTGAGACATATTACCCAGGTGGCCATCGAACTTGAAAAGAAGAACGGTGAGCTCTTTTTCAAAGCGAACAAGATCGAAGGGAGGTTTTCGAGGACCGCTTTCCAGCCCAAGCAGTATGAGGTATGGGGAGAAGAGATCCTATTCCCTGCGATCGGTGGGAGAAGGCCAGGAAACCTCGGAGAGAAGATCAGGAGCATGAGGAAAAAGTTGGGAATGACGCAGAAAGAACTGGCCGGCCAGGTTGGATTAACCCCCAGCTTTATCTCTCAGCTCGAAAAGAACCTCATCAGCCCATCTCTCGACTCCCTCTTCAAGCTGAGCGAAAAGTTGAACGTCCAGCCAATCTACTTTTTAACCGATGGGGAGGGAGATTTCATCCAGAAGAAATTGATCAAACCCGAAGAACGGCTGGAGGTTCGATTTCCAGGTCTGAAAGGAAGGGATATTCAATTTCACCTCCTTGTCTCCGACACCCTTAACCGGAGGATGGAGCCCTATCTTATCACTTTGGCAGAGGGAGCAGAGGTCAAAGACCATTTTCTCAATCATAAGGGGGATGAATTCGTCTTCGTAATCCGGGGGGAGATGGAGGTGGCCTTCAATGGAGAAAAGTACATCTTAAAGCAAGGAGATAGCCTCTATATCGGCTCCATCTCTCCTACGAGGTGGGAAAACGTAGGGAAAGGGGATGCAGCTTTCCTCTGGGTCATAAGCCCTCCAAGGGAAGGTTTTTGA
- a CDS encoding FMN-binding glutamate synthase family protein translates to MTLSRPNRSPATFTKNRVEPAPISGICVTCLDGCPGPCEVGRSALRGREILYPQPYSKVTAGSEKDYPVDYSHFNIHGSCVGAIGVEADPDHAAFPAVDVSTEVGAKEKIKMRVPYFTGALGSTDIARIHWESMAIAAAIAGTLVVVGENVCGMDPEAEFKNGRVVRSPEMERRVRTFQQWYDGYGGIVVQYNVEDGRLGVPEYVVEKLGVQIIEPKWGQGAKDIGGEVKLPSLERALQLKSRGYIVLPDPEDKVIQEAFKQGDFKEFERHSRLGMVDEEGFHKEVERLKRLGAKYVTLKTGAYRPADLARAVKYASDARIDLLTVDGAGGGTGMSPWRMMNEWGIPTVYLECLLYRYLKRLEEKGAFLPDCAMAGGLALEDHIFKAVALAAPYVKAICLGRASMTAAMVGNTVGEMIKKGKVPADIAKYGTDIEHVFILAAKLKDKYGKDFERIPTGAIGMITYFDRLNAGLQQLMAGARKFALKFITRNDLMALTREASEISGIPYVMEGDREEVDKILG, encoded by the coding sequence ATGACGCTTAGTAGACCCAACAGAAGTCCGGCTACCTTCACAAAGAATCGTGTTGAGCCCGCACCCATCTCCGGGATTTGTGTGACCTGCCTCGATGGGTGCCCTGGGCCATGCGAGGTGGGTCGTTCGGCCTTGAGGGGGAGGGAGATCCTCTATCCCCAACCCTATTCCAAAGTCACCGCCGGATCGGAGAAAGACTACCCTGTGGACTACTCCCACTTCAACATCCATGGAAGTTGTGTCGGAGCGATCGGGGTTGAAGCCGACCCGGACCATGCGGCCTTCCCTGCGGTGGATGTCTCCACGGAGGTGGGGGCCAAAGAAAAGATCAAAATGAGGGTCCCCTATTTTACTGGCGCGCTCGGCTCCACCGACATTGCCAGGATCCACTGGGAATCCATGGCCATCGCTGCCGCCATCGCAGGAACGCTCGTCGTCGTGGGAGAGAACGTCTGCGGGATGGACCCCGAAGCGGAGTTCAAAAACGGCCGGGTGGTTCGTTCACCCGAGATGGAGCGCCGGGTCAGGACCTTTCAGCAGTGGTACGATGGATATGGTGGAATCGTCGTCCAATACAATGTGGAAGATGGACGCCTTGGGGTACCGGAATATGTGGTTGAAAAATTGGGCGTTCAAATCATCGAACCCAAATGGGGCCAAGGAGCCAAGGATATCGGTGGTGAAGTAAAACTCCCTTCCCTCGAAAGGGCCCTCCAGCTCAAGAGCCGAGGTTACATCGTCCTTCCGGATCCTGAGGATAAGGTGATCCAGGAGGCCTTCAAACAGGGCGATTTCAAGGAGTTCGAACGCCACTCCAGACTGGGGATGGTGGACGAGGAAGGGTTCCATAAAGAGGTGGAGCGTCTGAAAAGGCTCGGGGCCAAATATGTGACCCTGAAGACAGGGGCCTATCGGCCTGCCGACCTGGCCAGGGCCGTAAAATATGCCTCCGATGCCAGGATCGATCTCCTCACGGTCGACGGGGCAGGCGGAGGGACCGGGATGAGCCCCTGGAGGATGATGAACGAGTGGGGGATCCCCACCGTCTACTTAGAATGCCTCCTCTACCGATACCTGAAACGCCTGGAGGAGAAAGGGGCCTTCCTCCCGGACTGCGCCATGGCAGGAGGGCTTGCCCTCGAAGACCACATCTTCAAGGCCGTTGCCTTGGCAGCCCCCTATGTCAAGGCCATCTGCCTGGGCCGGGCGAGCATGACAGCGGCCATGGTCGGAAATACCGTTGGAGAGATGATCAAAAAAGGGAAGGTCCCAGCAGATATCGCCAAATACGGAACCGACATCGAACATGTCTTCATCCTCGCCGCCAAGTTGAAGGATAAATACGGAAAAGATTTCGAGCGAATTCCGACCGGCGCGATCGGCATGATCACCTACTTCGACCGGCTCAATGCAGGGCTCCAGCAGCTCATGGCAGGGGCAAGAAAATTTGCCTTAAAGTTTATCACACGAAATGATCTCATGGCCCTCACCCGGGAGGCCTCAGAGATTTCGGGCATCCCCTACGTGATGGAAGGCGATCGGGAAGAAGTCGATAAAATCCTCGGTTAA
- a CDS encoding PEP/pyruvate-binding domain-containing protein — MKDVLKTHRLVKKINRYPTLTGLIRSIFMDVLEQRSIITREKLYQQALAALQEDGLVDSEENRQDYIEALIDAYTATHLKPNEIEDYINLARKKDKCQTLSIVVNRDQATALEIFKALREFCEIPKGEVFISREEAEGIRVALITRFISSHLPFISLAKNYITIRDIDSILQKTLWSRKRPGKLGGKAAGMILALRILLPILEKPDPELEATIRVPDTWYLNSGVFSEFLDRNNLYLFHTFKYKDREAIEAEFEKIEEKFRFATFAPEVVEDFRRILEEIGEHPIIIRSSSLLEDSFGLAFSGKYLSVFLTNQGDIETRLNQFIAGLKRVFASTFGPDPILYRMDHGLLDYDERMAMVVQKVVGQRFGDYFLPFASGVMFSRNVYAWNPKIRKEEGLVRMVFGLGTRAVDRVGSDYPRMIPLSHPQLRPEVTASQIMKYSQKEVDVLNLKEGTLQTVSFQTLAAQIDHPDLFYAVSIAKDGHLAPPLFKTQNLKGETLCLTFDNLLTQSNFVPIAKKILSKVEAAYGRPVDIEFAWDGQKFYLLQCRALSIRKEVQKVSVPDRVREEETLFVTHTALSNSIVENLEYIVYVDPRAYDRLPTYEEKFRIAHVVNALNKHLGAKRYALMGPGRWGSNDINLGVKVTYANINKAKLLAEISFAKDGYTPEVSYGTHFFQDLVEADILIVSLFPDDPKAYLNEAFLLDSPNLLGEIVPEFKDAGEVVRVLHIPSLRPGQFLHVYTDVQNQRGVGLLGPPQRGLNS, encoded by the coding sequence ATGAAGGATGTCCTCAAAACCCATCGGCTTGTAAAAAAAATCAATCGCTACCCTACCCTTACGGGTCTGATCCGAAGCATTTTTATGGACGTCCTCGAACAGAGGTCAATCATCACGCGGGAAAAACTCTATCAACAAGCCCTGGCCGCGCTCCAGGAAGATGGCCTTGTGGATTCTGAAGAGAATCGGCAGGACTACATCGAAGCCCTGATCGATGCCTACACCGCCACCCATCTCAAACCCAACGAGATCGAAGATTATATCAACCTGGCGAGGAAAAAGGATAAATGCCAGACCTTGAGCATCGTCGTAAATCGTGATCAAGCCACCGCCCTCGAAATCTTCAAGGCCCTCCGGGAATTCTGTGAAATCCCCAAAGGGGAGGTCTTCATTTCGAGGGAGGAGGCCGAAGGGATTCGGGTCGCCCTGATCACCCGTTTCATCTCCAGTCACCTCCCTTTTATCAGCTTGGCCAAAAATTACATCACCATCCGCGACATCGACAGCATCCTCCAGAAAACCCTTTGGAGCCGGAAGAGGCCTGGAAAATTAGGAGGGAAAGCCGCCGGGATGATCCTCGCCCTGAGAATCCTCCTCCCCATCCTCGAAAAACCCGACCCTGAACTTGAAGCCACCATCCGGGTGCCCGACACCTGGTATTTGAACTCCGGGGTCTTTTCTGAATTTTTAGATCGAAACAACCTCTACCTCTTCCATACGTTCAAATACAAAGATCGCGAGGCCATCGAGGCCGAATTCGAAAAGATCGAAGAGAAATTCCGATTTGCCACCTTCGCCCCGGAAGTGGTGGAAGACTTCCGGAGGATCCTCGAGGAGATCGGCGAACACCCGATCATCATCCGCTCTTCAAGCCTGCTCGAGGACAGTTTCGGTTTGGCCTTCTCCGGGAAGTACCTCTCCGTCTTCCTCACCAATCAGGGGGACATAGAGACCCGGCTGAATCAATTCATCGCCGGATTGAAACGGGTCTTTGCAAGCACCTTCGGCCCCGACCCAATCCTCTACCGGATGGACCACGGGCTCTTAGATTACGATGAAAGGATGGCGATGGTGGTCCAGAAGGTCGTCGGACAGCGCTTCGGAGATTACTTCCTCCCCTTCGCCTCGGGCGTGATGTTCTCCCGCAATGTCTATGCGTGGAATCCCAAGATCCGGAAGGAAGAGGGCCTCGTCCGGATGGTCTTCGGCCTCGGAACGAGGGCGGTCGACCGGGTTGGGTCCGATTATCCCAGGATGATCCCCCTCAGCCATCCCCAGCTTCGACCCGAAGTGACCGCCTCTCAGATCATGAAATATTCTCAAAAAGAGGTGGACGTCCTTAACCTAAAAGAGGGGACCCTCCAGACGGTCAGTTTCCAGACCTTGGCGGCGCAGATCGACCATCCGGACCTTTTCTACGCCGTCTCGATTGCGAAGGATGGGCATCTGGCCCCGCCCTTGTTCAAAACGCAGAATCTCAAGGGCGAGACGCTCTGCCTCACCTTCGATAACCTATTGACCCAATCGAACTTCGTTCCCATCGCCAAGAAAATCCTTTCCAAAGTCGAAGCCGCCTATGGCCGTCCTGTGGATATCGAATTTGCGTGGGATGGCCAAAAGTTCTATCTCCTCCAGTGTCGCGCCCTCTCGATCCGAAAAGAGGTCCAAAAGGTCTCCGTTCCCGATCGGGTACGGGAGGAGGAGACCCTGTTCGTCACCCACACGGCGCTCTCAAATAGCATAGTGGAGAATCTCGAATATATCGTCTATGTCGATCCCCGGGCCTACGACCGGCTTCCCACCTATGAAGAGAAGTTCCGGATCGCTCACGTCGTCAATGCCCTGAACAAACACCTCGGCGCGAAACGCTATGCCTTGATGGGACCGGGGAGGTGGGGGAGTAACGATATCAATCTGGGAGTAAAAGTAACCTACGCAAACATCAATAAGGCGAAGCTCCTGGCCGAGATCTCCTTTGCCAAAGATGGCTATACCCCTGAAGTCTCTTACGGGACGCATTTTTTCCAGGATCTCGTCGAGGCCGATATCCTGATCGTCTCCCTCTTTCCGGACGATCCGAAGGCCTATCTGAACGAAGCCTTTCTCTTGGACTCCCCCAATCTCCTGGGCGAGATCGTCCCCGAATTTAAAGATGCCGGAGAGGTCGTCCGGGTCCTGCACATCCCTTCCCTCCGACCCGGTCAGTTCTTGCACGTCTATACCGATGTTCAGAACCAGAGGGGCGTGGGCCTCTTGGGACCGCCCCAGAGGGGTTTAAATTCTTAA
- a CDS encoding Glu/Leu/Phe/Val dehydrogenase has product MAELNPFTIAQRQLDVAAERLGLDRATQDLLRWPQQELKVTLPVRMDDGKVQVFHAYRVQYNTARGPAKGGLRWHPEETMDTVRALAAWMTWKTAVVDIPLGGGKGGITCNPKVMSEMEKQRLARAYIRAIAWTLSVSKDVPAPDVYTTPQIMAWMMDEYETIVGHHHPGVITGKPIPLGGSEGRGDATARGGIYVTREAAKQLNIDLHGKTMAIQGFGNAGQHAALLGNELLGLKLVAASDSKGGIYNAKGLDPKKVVEYKNRTGTLEGFPEADRITNDELLELEVTVLFPAALENVITANNAGRIRCKISCELANGPTTPEADDILFENNVFVLPDFLANAGGVTVSYFEQVQNTYNFYWPLEEVHRRLDEKMTRAFHGVYQMYLKERVNMRQAAYLVSVARVAEACKLRGWV; this is encoded by the coding sequence ATGGCTGAGTTGAATCCCTTTACCATTGCCCAAAGGCAACTGGATGTCGCGGCAGAACGATTGGGGTTGGACCGGGCCACCCAGGATCTGCTCCGCTGGCCTCAACAGGAACTCAAGGTCACCCTCCCCGTCCGGATGGACGATGGCAAGGTCCAGGTCTTCCATGCCTACCGGGTTCAGTACAACACCGCCCGAGGCCCTGCCAAGGGTGGACTTCGCTGGCATCCCGAGGAGACGATGGATACCGTCCGCGCCCTGGCCGCCTGGATGACCTGGAAGACCGCTGTCGTCGATATCCCTCTCGGTGGAGGAAAGGGGGGGATCACATGCAACCCCAAGGTGATGTCCGAAATGGAAAAGCAACGCCTGGCGAGGGCCTACATCCGGGCCATCGCCTGGACCCTTTCGGTCTCGAAGGACGTCCCGGCCCCGGATGTCTATACCACGCCTCAGATCATGGCCTGGATGATGGATGAATATGAGACGATTGTGGGCCACCACCACCCTGGCGTGATCACAGGGAAGCCCATCCCCCTGGGTGGATCGGAAGGCCGCGGGGATGCGACGGCTCGGGGAGGGATCTATGTGACCCGGGAGGCAGCCAAACAGTTGAACATCGACCTTCACGGCAAGACGATGGCGATTCAGGGGTTCGGGAATGCCGGCCAACATGCCGCCCTCCTCGGGAACGAACTTCTCGGCCTCAAACTCGTTGCCGCCTCGGACTCCAAAGGAGGGATTTATAATGCCAAGGGCCTCGATCCCAAAAAAGTGGTGGAATATAAAAATCGCACCGGGACGCTCGAAGGATTCCCAGAGGCTGACCGCATCACCAACGACGAGCTTCTTGAACTGGAGGTCACCGTCCTCTTCCCGGCGGCCCTTGAAAACGTGATTACGGCGAACAACGCGGGTCGGATCAGGTGCAAAATCTCCTGTGAACTGGCCAACGGCCCGACCACTCCCGAGGCCGACGATATCCTCTTTGAGAACAATGTGTTCGTCCTGCCCGACTTCCTCGCCAATGCAGGAGGAGTGACGGTATCCTACTTCGAGCAGGTCCAGAACACCTACAACTTCTACTGGCCCCTCGAGGAGGTCCATCGCAGGCTCGATGAAAAGATGACCCGGGCCTTTCACGGGGTCTATCAAATGTACCTCAAAGAGAGGGTGAACATGAGGCAGGCGGCCTACCTCGTCTCAGTGGCCAGGGTAGCCGAGGCTTGCAAACTCAGAGGATGGGTCTGA
- a CDS encoding GAF domain-containing protein has protein sequence MDRPTEAREINALLEISKAIASGLYLEDVLRLIVTVTANVMDSKICSLWILDERDQRLKLKATQSLSEAYLKERSLALGEGVVGQVALHNKPMVIPDVLKDPLYKEKDLARREGLVSMLSVPMCIKEKVIGVINCYTSYPRTFSKAEEDLLLTVANQAAICIENSGLMETLDSEEILRLVLEGLTKNIGFDRARLYLINERRNVLECRMAVGVDVELIQGIEFPLRPEASIVSRAVIEKKPYVIPDARDDPRVNPFLKEKLRLHSLVVIPLLARGKALGAIAADHTEPGKTLTEETLQSVMTFAQQAGLAIQIASMYQELKQFSRKMEEKIQETTASLRQTEAQLIRSEKLAALGHLATGLAHEIRNPLTSINILIHSLMDRMPEGNAQRQDLKVIAGEIERINEIVNQFLRFAKPAPPIFERTEAASIFEEILPLLRPQIEKQQIEVRKVFQPLPMILMDREQVKQALFNLLLNAVQAMPSGGRLTLAAKNSEDGQWIQLLIEDTGMGISEEHLPRLFDPFFTTKEEGMGLGLSIAHRIIDQHHGKIEVESTPGKGTRFTVWIPIS, from the coding sequence ATGGACAGGCCTACTGAGGCACGGGAGATCAACGCCCTCCTCGAAATCAGCAAGGCCATCGCCTCCGGCCTCTATCTCGAGGATGTCCTCCGCCTGATCGTCACCGTGACCGCCAACGTCATGGACTCGAAGATCTGCTCCCTCTGGATCCTGGACGAGAGGGACCAGCGGTTGAAATTGAAGGCCACCCAGAGCCTGAGCGAAGCCTACCTCAAGGAACGAAGCCTCGCCTTGGGCGAAGGGGTGGTCGGCCAAGTGGCCCTCCATAACAAACCGATGGTGATTCCCGATGTGCTGAAAGACCCCCTCTACAAGGAGAAGGACCTGGCCCGGAGGGAGGGACTGGTCTCCATGCTCAGCGTGCCGATGTGCATTAAAGAGAAGGTCATCGGCGTCATCAACTGCTACACCTCCTATCCCCGGACCTTCTCCAAAGCGGAGGAGGATTTGCTTCTAACCGTGGCCAACCAGGCAGCCATCTGCATCGAAAACTCCGGCCTGATGGAGACCCTCGACTCAGAGGAGATCCTCCGTTTGGTCCTGGAGGGGTTGACCAAGAACATCGGATTTGACCGAGCCAGACTCTATCTCATCAATGAGAGAAGAAATGTGCTCGAATGCAGGATGGCGGTGGGCGTCGATGTGGAGTTGATCCAGGGGATCGAATTCCCCCTCCGGCCAGAGGCGAGCATCGTCTCGAGGGCGGTGATCGAAAAAAAACCCTATGTCATCCCCGATGCCCGGGACGACCCGAGGGTCAACCCGTTCCTGAAAGAGAAACTCCGCCTTCACTCTTTGGTGGTCATCCCCCTGCTGGCCAGAGGGAAGGCGTTGGGAGCCATTGCCGCAGATCATACCGAACCGGGAAAGACCCTGACCGAGGAGACGCTCCAATCGGTCATGACCTTTGCCCAGCAGGCAGGGCTGGCCATCCAGATCGCCTCCATGTATCAGGAACTTAAACAGTTCAGCCGGAAGATGGAGGAAAAAATCCAGGAGACGACCGCTTCCCTTCGACAAACAGAGGCCCAGCTCATCCGTTCCGAGAAGCTGGCCGCCCTCGGCCATCTTGCGACGGGCCTTGCCCATGAGATTCGAAACCCCCTGACGAGCATCAACATCCTCATCCATTCCCTGATGGACCGCATGCCCGAGGGGAATGCTCAACGGCAGGATTTGAAAGTCATTGCAGGGGAGATCGAACGTATCAATGAGATCGTGAACCAGTTCTTGCGATTCGCCAAGCCCGCCCCTCCCATTTTCGAAAGGACCGAGGCGGCCTCGATTTTCGAGGAGATCCTTCCCCTGCTTCGGCCCCAGATCGAGAAACAGCAGATCGAGGTCCGAAAGGTTTTCCAGCCCCTGCCCATGATCTTGATGGATCGAGAACAGGTCAAACAGGCCCTCTTCAACCTCCTCCTCAATGCGGTCCAGGCCATGCCCTCCGGGGGGCGATTGACCCTCGCTGCCAAGAATTCAGAGGACGGCCAATGGATCCAGCTTCTCATCGAGGACACGGGAATGGGGATCTCCGAAGAACATCTGCCGAGGCTCTTCGATCCCTTCTTCACCACGAAAGAGGAAGGGATGGGCCTCGGCCTCTCCATCGCCCATCGCATCATCGACCAGCACCACGGAAAGATCGAGGTGGAGAGCACCCCGGGAAAGGGAACCCGGTTTACGGTCTGGATCCCCATCTCCTGA